In the genome of Rhizobium etli 8C-3, one region contains:
- a CDS encoding RsmB/NOP family class I SAM-dependent RNA methyltransferase, which produces MVLNSDGRNKPFDKKIKPAEGFAPKPGLEARAAAAKILAAVVDRKLPLDGALDHEHGNPAYKALGESDRALVRAILNTALRYLPRIDVAIASLLDSPLPEGARALHHVLAVGAAQILYLDVPDHSAVDLAVEQANQDPRNRRFAKLVNAILRRLSREKEQVLEETAKISPMPAWFVDRLEKAYGKEAAAAIAESQLEPAAIDLSVKSDAAGWAARLNGEVLPTGGVRLAAFDGTIPSLEGFDQGEWWVQDAAASIPAKLLGDLSGKRVIDLCAAPGGKTAQLVLAGGSVIAIDQSENRLKRLRSNLDRLALKAETLATDLVKYQPEEPFDAILLDAPCSSTGTTRRHPDVLWTKGPDDIAKLAGVQERLLRHALTLLKPGGTLVFSNCSLDPVEGEDVVRRVLADTPNVERVPIDAARWPGLEMAISPLGEFRTTPAMLRMPATVASGLDGFYAAVLRRVA; this is translated from the coding sequence CTGGTCTTGAACTCAGACGGCAGAAACAAGCCTTTCGACAAGAAGATAAAGCCTGCAGAAGGCTTCGCCCCAAAGCCGGGCCTAGAGGCGCGCGCGGCCGCGGCGAAGATTCTCGCTGCCGTGGTCGACCGTAAACTGCCGCTAGATGGTGCTTTGGATCACGAACACGGAAATCCAGCATATAAGGCACTCGGGGAGAGTGATCGCGCATTGGTCCGCGCAATCCTCAACACGGCGCTGCGTTACCTGCCCCGTATCGATGTGGCGATTGCTTCCCTATTGGACTCGCCGTTGCCGGAAGGCGCACGCGCACTTCATCATGTGCTTGCGGTTGGAGCGGCCCAGATCCTTTATCTCGACGTCCCCGACCATTCCGCGGTCGATCTTGCCGTCGAGCAGGCAAATCAGGATCCCCGCAATCGCCGCTTTGCAAAACTGGTGAATGCAATCCTGCGACGTCTTAGCCGCGAGAAGGAGCAGGTCCTCGAAGAGACTGCGAAGATTTCGCCGATGCCGGCTTGGTTTGTCGACCGCCTCGAGAAGGCTTACGGGAAAGAAGCCGCCGCGGCGATCGCCGAATCTCAGCTCGAGCCGGCGGCAATTGATCTCAGCGTGAAGTCGGATGCGGCGGGCTGGGCAGCCAGGCTGAATGGGGAAGTTCTGCCGACCGGCGGCGTGCGTCTCGCAGCCTTTGATGGCACCATCCCTTCCCTCGAAGGTTTCGATCAAGGCGAATGGTGGGTGCAGGACGCCGCAGCAAGCATTCCGGCCAAGCTGCTTGGGGACCTGTCCGGCAAACGCGTCATCGATCTTTGCGCTGCACCCGGCGGCAAGACCGCACAACTCGTTCTCGCCGGAGGCAGCGTCATTGCGATTGATCAATCCGAAAATCGATTGAAGCGCCTACGCTCCAATCTCGATCGCCTCGCCCTCAAGGCTGAAACGCTCGCGACGGATCTTGTGAAGTACCAGCCGGAGGAGCCGTTTGACGCCATCCTGCTCGACGCGCCTTGCTCCTCGACGGGCACGACGCGCCGTCATCCGGATGTTCTCTGGACAAAGGGGCCTGATGACATCGCAAAGCTTGCTGGCGTGCAAGAACGATTGCTTCGCCATGCGCTGACGCTCCTGAAGCCTGGCGGTACTCTCGTCTTTTCAAATTGTTCGCTTGATCCCGTGGAAGGCGAGGATGTCGTCCGCCGAGTCTTGGCCGACACACCGAATGTCGAGCGCGTCCCGATCGACGCTGCTCGATGGCCCGGTTTGGAAATGGCAATCAGTCCCCTGGGCGAGTTCCGGACGACCCCCGCCATGCTGCGCATGCCCGCGACGGTCGCTTCAGGCCTCGACGGTTTTTATGCTGCAGTGCTGCGGCGTGTTGCCTGA
- a CDS encoding flagellin, with amino-acid sequence MSSILTNTAAMAALQTLRGVNQSLKETQDHVSSGLRVGKAADNAAYWSIATTMRSDNKALSAVSDALGLGAAKVDTAYAAMDSAIDIVSEIKAKLVAATEKGVDKAKVQEEISQLQAQLLSIAQSASFSGENWVAGEGTKSVVSTFVRDGSNAVSVKQTEYILDDTSVGNVLFGMSGGLIETSTGIIGTSNGTIGSVYKMDITNFTTEDVGLALTAVESALKAMTSAGAQLGSISTRIQLQEDFVSTLSDSIDSGIGRLVDADMEEESSKLTALQTQQQLAIQSLSIANSASQNILSLFRS; translated from the coding sequence ATGTCAAGCATTCTAACGAACACTGCCGCGATGGCGGCACTGCAGACCCTTCGCGGTGTAAACCAGAGCCTCAAGGAAACCCAGGATCACGTTTCGTCCGGCCTGCGGGTCGGCAAGGCCGCTGACAATGCTGCTTACTGGTCGATCGCAACGACCATGCGTTCCGACAACAAGGCCCTTTCGGCCGTTTCCGACGCTCTCGGCCTCGGTGCCGCCAAGGTCGACACTGCCTATGCCGCGATGGACAGCGCTATCGATATTGTGTCCGAAATCAAGGCCAAGCTGGTTGCCGCAACCGAAAAGGGCGTCGACAAGGCGAAGGTCCAGGAAGAGATTTCCCAGCTTCAGGCCCAGCTACTGAGCATCGCTCAGTCTGCTTCCTTCTCCGGCGAGAACTGGGTCGCAGGCGAGGGTACGAAGAGCGTCGTTTCGACTTTCGTGCGCGATGGCTCGAACGCTGTATCTGTCAAACAGACGGAATACATCCTGGACGATACCTCGGTCGGCAACGTCCTGTTCGGCATGAGCGGGGGCCTTATCGAAACGTCCACGGGTATCATCGGCACGTCGAACGGTACGATCGGCTCCGTCTACAAGATGGACATCACCAATTTCACCACGGAAGATGTCGGTCTGGCGCTGACGGCTGTCGAATCCGCTCTCAAGGCAATGACCAGCGCCGGTGCACAGCTCGGCTCGATCTCCACACGCATCCAACTCCAGGAAGATTTCGTCTCGACCCTGAGCGACTCGATCGACTCGGGCATCGGCCGTCTTGTCGACGCCGACATGGAAGAAGAATCTTCCAAGCTCACCGCTCTTCAGACGCAGCAGCAGCTTGCAATCCAATCTCTGTCGATTGCGAACTCGGCATCTCAGAACATCCTGTCGCTCTTCCGCAGCTAA
- a CDS encoding heparinase II/III family protein: MQSGPRFSSLYVREAWRRMSRRIASLRLRLFRHTIQVPERLIVAPTDLRAIDPHIAEEIMNGRFALAGRLLETNGKSPFGFTLPSRAFANRLHGFGWLRHMRAYKSDQACAVARAIVDSWLSLHGSRMEGIAWEIDVTSQRVIAWLSHSPVVLQNADRSFYRRFMKSLAFQVRYLRRMAAFAPPGEVLFRLRIALAMASIAMPARQSVLRKAAQALDNEFDSQILPDGGHISRNPRTGLELLLDLLPLRQTYVNLGHDLPQKLISGIDRMYPALRFFRHHNGDLALFNGATSTLANELMSVLRYDETAGPPFKAMPHSRYQRLAAGNTILIADTGPPAAGPLSRTAHAGCLSFEMSSGRHRFIVNSGSPKFAGRRYVQMARTTATHSTVTLNDTSSSRFSASEFLGHVMTDSVKTVSVERAETDDGRDGIKVSHDGYLRNFGMLHERELTLNAAGSIVTGRDRLVRQDERAIEEPLRAAARFHIHPAINVKQNDRESVLLTAPDGESWLFSSPGNEVLVTEDIFFADASGICGSDQIEIDFVVAEKPEIRWFLSRKS, encoded by the coding sequence ATGCAGTCCGGCCCGCGGTTTTCGAGTTTGTATGTTCGGGAGGCTTGGCGCCGCATGTCGCGGCGCATCGCATCGCTGCGCCTGCGCCTTTTCCGCCATACAATCCAAGTGCCCGAAAGGCTTATCGTCGCGCCGACGGATCTTCGCGCCATCGATCCTCATATCGCCGAGGAGATCATGAACGGCCGCTTTGCTCTGGCGGGCCGCCTACTGGAGACGAACGGCAAATCGCCCTTCGGCTTTACCCTTCCCTCACGCGCTTTCGCCAACCGTTTGCATGGCTTCGGCTGGCTTCGTCATATGCGTGCCTACAAGAGCGATCAAGCTTGTGCGGTTGCCCGGGCGATCGTCGATAGCTGGCTGTCGCTGCATGGTAGCCGCATGGAAGGCATTGCCTGGGAAATCGACGTCACGTCACAGCGGGTGATTGCCTGGCTCTCGCATTCGCCGGTCGTGCTGCAGAATGCCGATCGAAGCTTCTACCGCCGATTTATGAAGTCCCTTGCCTTTCAGGTTCGCTACCTGCGGCGCATGGCAGCTTTCGCGCCGCCGGGGGAAGTTCTCTTCCGCTTGCGGATCGCCCTCGCCATGGCTTCGATTGCAATGCCGGCGCGGCAAAGCGTGCTGCGCAAGGCCGCCCAGGCGCTGGATAATGAATTCGATAGCCAGATTCTGCCCGATGGCGGCCATATCTCCCGCAATCCGCGCACAGGCCTGGAATTGCTTCTCGATCTCCTGCCGCTTCGGCAGACCTATGTGAATCTCGGTCACGATCTGCCGCAGAAGCTGATTTCGGGCATCGATCGCATGTATCCGGCGCTACGCTTTTTCCGCCACCACAACGGTGATCTTGCGCTGTTTAACGGCGCGACATCGACGCTTGCCAATGAGCTGATGTCGGTTCTGCGTTATGACGAAACGGCCGGCCCGCCTTTCAAGGCAATGCCGCATTCGCGCTATCAACGTCTTGCGGCGGGAAATACTATCTTGATCGCCGATACCGGCCCTCCCGCAGCCGGCCCCCTGTCACGCACGGCGCATGCGGGCTGCCTTTCCTTTGAAATGTCGTCGGGTCGCCACCGCTTTATCGTCAACTCCGGCTCACCGAAATTCGCTGGCCGACGCTATGTACAGATGGCGCGCACGACCGCAACGCATTCGACCGTGACACTGAACGACACCTCATCCAGCCGGTTCTCGGCCTCGGAATTTCTCGGTCATGTCATGACCGATTCGGTCAAGACCGTTAGCGTTGAGCGCGCCGAAACTGACGACGGACGCGATGGCATCAAGGTCAGTCACGACGGGTATCTTAGGAATTTCGGCATGCTTCATGAGCGCGAACTGACGCTGAATGCCGCAGGTTCCATCGTTACCGGCCGTGATCGGCTGGTGCGGCAGGACGAGCGCGCCATCGAAGAGCCTCTTCGTGCTGCGGCTCGTTTCCATATCCATCCGGCCATAAATGTGAAGCAGAATGATCGCGAGTCCGTGTTGCTGACGGCGCCGGATGGAGAGAGTTGGCTCTTCTCGTCGCCGGGGAACGAGGTTCTGGTCACTGAAGATATCTTTTTTGCCGACGCCTCCGGCATCTGCGGTTCTGACCAGATCGAGATCGACTTCGTTGTTGCCGAGAAGCCGGAAATTCGCTGGTTTTTGTCCCGCAAGAGCTAG
- a CDS encoding DUF1674 domain-containing protein yields MQPADNDNVDSTAAEEAEPPRKVLSPAAKRALAEAEERRRNQKPLELPPEIGGRGGAEPARFGDYEINGRAIDF; encoded by the coding sequence TTGCAGCCAGCTGACAACGACAATGTAGACAGCACTGCGGCAGAAGAAGCAGAGCCGCCGCGCAAGGTTCTGTCACCGGCCGCCAAACGCGCGCTTGCCGAAGCCGAAGAGCGCCGCAGGAACCAGAAGCCCCTGGAACTGCCACCGGAGATCGGTGGACGGGGAGGAGCCGAGCCCGCGCGCTTCGGCGATTACGAAATCAACGGCCGAGCGATCGATTTTTGA
- the acs gene encoding acetate--CoA ligase: MSEKIHPVTKLVKSHALIDKAKYEKWYEESIENPDKFWGKHGKRLDWFKPYTKVKNTSFTGKVSIKWFEDGQTNVSYNCIDRHLKTHGNQVAIIFEGDNPYIDKKITYNELYEHVCRMANVLKKHGVKKGDRVTIYMPMIPEAAYAMLACARIGAVHSVVFGGFSPEALAGRIVDCESTFVITCDEGVRGGKPVPLKDNTDTAIHIAARQHVTVSKVLVVRRTGGKTGWAPGRDLWYHQEAATVKAECPPVKMKAEDPLFILYTSGSTGKPKGVLHTTGGYLVYASMTHEYVFDYHHGDIYWCTADVGWVTGHSYIVYGPLANCATTLMFEGVPNFPDQGRFWEIIDKHKVNIFYTAPTAIRSLMGAGDHFVTRSSRSSLRLLGTVGEPINPEAWEWYYNVVGDGRCPIVDTWWQTETGGILITPLPGAIDLKPGSATVPFFGVKPQLVDNEGKVLEGPADGNLCITDSWPGQMRTVYGDHDRFIQTYFSTYKGKYFTGDGCRRDEDGYYWITGRVDDVLNVSGHRLGTAEVESALVSHNLVSEAAVVGYPHSIKGQGIYCYVTLMAGNEGSDELRQQLVKHVRTEIGPIASPDKIQFAPGLPKTRSGKIMRRILRKIAEDDFGALGDTSTLADPAVVDDLIANRQNKVTA; encoded by the coding sequence ATGTCGGAAAAGATCCATCCGGTTACCAAACTGGTGAAGAGTCATGCCCTGATCGATAAGGCCAAGTATGAGAAATGGTACGAGGAGAGCATCGAGAACCCGGACAAATTCTGGGGCAAGCACGGCAAGCGCCTCGACTGGTTCAAGCCCTATACGAAGGTCAAGAACACGTCCTTTACCGGCAAGGTCTCGATCAAGTGGTTCGAAGACGGCCAGACGAACGTTTCCTACAACTGTATCGACCGCCACCTGAAAACGCACGGCAACCAGGTCGCCATCATCTTCGAAGGCGACAATCCCTATATCGACAAGAAGATCACCTACAACGAGCTCTACGAGCATGTCTGCCGCATGGCGAACGTGTTGAAGAAGCATGGCGTCAAGAAGGGCGACCGCGTCACCATCTATATGCCGATGATACCCGAGGCGGCCTATGCCATGCTCGCCTGCGCGCGCATCGGCGCCGTGCATTCCGTCGTCTTCGGCGGGTTCTCGCCGGAGGCGCTTGCCGGACGTATCGTCGACTGTGAATCGACGTTCGTCATCACCTGCGACGAGGGCGTGCGCGGCGGCAAGCCCGTGCCGTTGAAGGACAATACCGATACCGCGATCCACATTGCGGCCCGCCAGCATGTGACGGTCAGCAAGGTTCTCGTCGTGCGCCGGACCGGCGGCAAGACCGGTTGGGCTCCCGGCCGCGACCTTTGGTACCACCAGGAAGCGGCGACGGTCAAAGCCGAGTGCCCGCCCGTGAAGATGAAGGCGGAAGACCCGCTGTTCATTCTCTATACCTCAGGCTCGACCGGCAAGCCGAAGGGCGTCCTGCACACGACGGGCGGTTACCTCGTCTACGCGTCGATGACGCATGAATATGTCTTCGACTATCACCATGGCGATATCTACTGGTGCACGGCCGATGTCGGCTGGGTGACCGGCCATTCCTACATTGTCTACGGTCCGCTTGCCAATTGCGCGACGACGCTGATGTTCGAAGGCGTGCCGAACTTTCCGGACCAGGGCCGCTTCTGGGAGATCATCGACAAGCACAAGGTCAATATCTTCTATACCGCTCCGACAGCGATCCGCTCGCTGATGGGCGCCGGCGATCATTTTGTTACCCGTTCGTCCCGCTCGTCCTTGCGCCTGCTCGGGACGGTCGGCGAGCCAATCAACCCGGAAGCCTGGGAGTGGTACTACAATGTCGTCGGCGATGGCCGTTGCCCGATCGTCGATACCTGGTGGCAGACAGAGACGGGCGGTATCCTGATCACACCGCTGCCTGGTGCGATCGACCTGAAGCCGGGTTCAGCGACGGTACCGTTCTTCGGGGTGAAGCCGCAGCTGGTCGACAATGAGGGCAAGGTGCTGGAAGGCCCTGCCGACGGCAACCTCTGCATTACCGACAGCTGGCCCGGGCAGATGCGCACGGTCTATGGCGACCATGATCGCTTCATCCAGACATACTTTTCCACGTACAAGGGCAAGTACTTTACCGGCGACGGCTGCCGCCGCGACGAGGACGGCTACTACTGGATCACCGGTCGTGTCGACGATGTGCTGAACGTCTCCGGTCACCGCCTCGGCACGGCCGAGGTGGAGTCCGCGCTCGTCTCGCATAACCTGGTTTCGGAAGCCGCGGTCGTCGGCTACCCGCATTCGATCAAGGGACAGGGCATCTATTGCTACGTGACGCTGATGGCCGGCAACGAGGGATCCGATGAGCTGCGCCAACAGCTGGTGAAGCATGTTCGCACGGAAATCGGCCCGATCGCATCTCCGGACAAGATCCAGTTTGCGCCCGGCCTGCCAAAGACCCGTTCCGGCAAGATCATGCGCCGTATCCTGCGCAAGATTGCCGAAGACGACTTCGGCGCGCTCGGGGATACGTCCACGCTTGCCGATCCGGCGGTAGTCGATGACCTCATCGCCAACAGGCAGAACAAGGTAACCGCCTGA
- a CDS encoding propionyl-CoA synthetase: protein MQSSYHQVYAGWKSDPEAFWREASRAITWFKQPQQIFSPSEGVYGRWFADGETNTCYNCLDRHVLAGRGTETAVIFDSAMSGAKARFSYEQALAEVQAIAATFQALGIGKGDRVIIYMPMVPEAIFSMLACARIGAIHSVVFGGFAANELAARIDDCGAKLVVTASCGLEPGRVVAYKPLVDQAIAAAKSKPAHCLVLQRPQLRAELMPGRDHAFQEAVALHHGKNIPCVAVKAIDPLYILYTSGTTGQPKGVVRDNGGHMVALHWSMANIYAMKTGEVFWAASDIGWVVGHSYIVYAPLLAGVATVIFEGKPVGTPDAGAFWRVICEYDVRVLFTAPTAFRAIRREDADGELVRRYSKPHFRALFLAGERADPETLKWAEKMLGVPVIDHWWQTETGWPIAANPLGLGVLPVKHGSPSVPVPGYEIQVLDDAGHQVRPGTLGNIVAKLPLPPGCLPTLWGADERFRSAYLEEFPGFYKTADAGYVDDDGYLFIMSRTDDIINCAGHRLSTGAMEEVCAQHEDVAECAVVGIADPLKGQVPCGFIVLKKNVTRAKAAIEAEVVELIRDQIGPVAAFKTAIVVERLPKTRSGKILRGTIQKIADGEPWKMPATIDDPAILHEIADALRSKGFGSLPM, encoded by the coding sequence ATGCAGAGCAGCTATCATCAGGTCTATGCGGGCTGGAAGAGCGATCCGGAAGCATTCTGGCGCGAGGCTTCAAGAGCGATCACCTGGTTCAAGCAACCGCAGCAGATCTTCTCGCCATCAGAAGGGGTTTACGGCCGCTGGTTCGCAGACGGTGAGACCAACACCTGTTACAATTGCCTGGATCGTCATGTGTTGGCCGGGCGCGGCACCGAAACAGCCGTCATCTTCGACAGTGCCATGAGTGGAGCCAAGGCACGCTTTAGTTACGAGCAAGCACTTGCCGAAGTGCAGGCAATCGCGGCGACCTTTCAAGCGTTGGGCATCGGCAAAGGTGATCGTGTCATCATTTACATGCCGATGGTGCCCGAAGCCATTTTCTCCATGCTTGCCTGCGCTCGCATCGGCGCCATCCACTCCGTGGTCTTTGGAGGGTTTGCTGCCAATGAACTGGCGGCTCGCATCGATGATTGCGGTGCAAAGCTCGTGGTCACTGCCAGTTGCGGATTGGAGCCCGGCCGTGTCGTGGCTTACAAGCCGCTCGTCGATCAGGCGATCGCTGCGGCGAAATCAAAGCCTGCGCATTGCCTCGTTCTGCAAAGGCCGCAACTGAGGGCCGAACTCATGCCTGGGCGCGACCATGCCTTCCAAGAAGCCGTGGCGCTCCACCATGGCAAGAACATTCCTTGCGTAGCCGTCAAGGCAATCGATCCGCTCTATATCCTTTACACGTCCGGCACCACCGGTCAGCCGAAAGGCGTCGTGCGTGACAATGGTGGGCATATGGTCGCGCTGCACTGGTCGATGGCGAACATTTACGCAATGAAAACCGGCGAAGTTTTCTGGGCAGCCTCCGATATCGGCTGGGTGGTTGGCCATTCCTATATCGTCTATGCGCCGTTGCTTGCGGGTGTAGCGACTGTAATCTTCGAGGGCAAACCCGTCGGCACGCCCGACGCCGGCGCCTTCTGGCGCGTGATTTGCGAATACGACGTGCGTGTTCTCTTTACCGCTCCGACAGCCTTCCGGGCGATCCGCCGCGAGGATGCCGATGGCGAGCTCGTGCGCCGCTATTCGAAACCGCATTTCCGGGCTCTTTTTCTTGCGGGTGAAAGAGCCGATCCCGAAACCCTTAAATGGGCGGAAAAGATGCTTGGGGTTCCCGTCATCGATCATTGGTGGCAGACGGAAACCGGCTGGCCGATCGCTGCAAATCCACTCGGCCTCGGTGTGCTGCCGGTAAAGCACGGTTCGCCGTCCGTACCCGTGCCTGGCTACGAGATCCAGGTTCTCGACGATGCAGGACATCAGGTTCGGCCCGGCACGCTCGGCAACATCGTCGCCAAGCTGCCCTTGCCGCCGGGCTGTCTGCCAACGCTTTGGGGTGCAGACGAGCGTTTTCGCTCGGCTTATCTCGAGGAATTTCCGGGATTTTACAAGACAGCGGACGCTGGTTATGTGGACGACGACGGCTATCTCTTCATCATGTCGCGCACGGACGACATCATCAATTGTGCAGGCCACAGGCTTTCGACAGGAGCAATGGAAGAGGTCTGCGCACAGCATGAGGATGTTGCCGAGTGCGCAGTCGTCGGTATTGCCGATCCGCTCAAGGGCCAGGTGCCGTGCGGCTTCATCGTGCTCAAGAAAAACGTCACAAGGGCGAAGGCAGCGATCGAAGCTGAGGTCGTCGAGCTGATTCGCGACCAGATCGGTCCGGTGGCTGCATTCAAGACGGCGATTGTCGTCGAACGTCTGCCGAAGACCCGTTCCGGCAAGATCCTACGTGGCACAATCCAGAAGATCGCGGACGGCGAACCATGGAAAATGCCGGCGACCATCGACGATCCCGCTATTCTGCATGAAATCGCGGATGCCCTGCGCAGCAAGGGTTTTGGTTCGCTTCCAATGTAG
- a CDS encoding DUF1013 domain-containing protein: protein MAQQLLMPKATAIWLVDNTALSFDQIAQFCKLHPLEVKAIADGEAAQGIKGLDPISTGQLSRDEIARAEANPNHKLKLSEPKVRVPESKRRGPRYTPVSKRQDRPNAILWLVRNHPELKDAQISRLVGTTKSTIEQIRERTHWNSANLTPMDPVTLGLCSQIDLDMEVEKASRGRPLPTAAELGATLQSAQETERMSPNFEREEEREIDADAVFAKLKSLKSSSKDKDEDEDDRF, encoded by the coding sequence ATGGCTCAACAATTGCTCATGCCGAAGGCGACCGCCATCTGGCTCGTCGACAATACGGCGCTGTCTTTCGATCAGATCGCCCAGTTCTGCAAGCTGCATCCGCTCGAGGTGAAAGCAATTGCCGACGGCGAGGCAGCGCAGGGCATCAAGGGCCTGGACCCGATCTCGACCGGTCAGCTTTCACGCGACGAAATCGCCCGAGCCGAAGCAAACCCGAACCACAAGCTGAAACTCTCGGAGCCGAAGGTTCGTGTTCCTGAATCCAAGCGCCGTGGTCCGCGTTACACGCCTGTATCCAAGCGCCAGGACCGTCCGAATGCCATTCTCTGGCTCGTTCGCAACCACCCGGAGCTGAAGGATGCTCAGATTTCGCGCCTCGTCGGCACGACGAAATCGACGATCGAGCAGATTCGTGAACGCACGCATTGGAACTCGGCCAATCTGACGCCGATGGATCCGGTCACGCTCGGCCTCTGCAGCCAGATCGATCTCGATATGGAAGTGGAAAAGGCATCCAGGGGGCGGCCACTGCCGACCGCCGCCGAGCTTGGCGCCACGCTGCAGTCCGCCCAGGAAACTGAGCGCATGAGCCCGAATTTCGAACGCGAAGAAGAGCGCGAAATCGACGCCGATGCCGTCTTCGCCAAGCTCAAGTCCTTGAAGTCTTCCTCCAAGGATAAGGATGAAGACGAAGACGATCGCTTCTGA
- the htpX gene encoding zinc metalloprotease HtpX: MNLVRTAMLLAFMTALFMFVGFLIGGRGGMMIAFLIAAGMNFFSYWNSDRMVLSAYRAQEVDERNAPEFFRIVRDLARNAGLPMPKVYLYDNPQPNAFATGRNPQNAAVAASTGLLSALSPEEVAGVMAHELAHIQNRDTLTMTITATLAGAISMIGNFAFFFGGNRENNNNPFGFVGMLLAMIVAPLAAMLVQMAISRTREYSADRRGAEICGEPLWLASALGKIARGAAHIPNYDAERNPATAHMFIINPLSGERMDNLFSTHPNTENRIAALHEMAGNGMNGSTATVRAGNPWRKSRSVPNTGIGRGGSQPPKGPWS, from the coding sequence ATGAACCTTGTTCGCACTGCCATGTTGCTTGCCTTCATGACGGCCCTGTTCATGTTCGTCGGATTTCTGATCGGTGGCCGCGGCGGCATGATGATCGCCTTCCTAATTGCTGCGGGCATGAATTTCTTTTCCTACTGGAATTCGGACCGGATGGTTCTTTCAGCCTACCGGGCGCAGGAGGTCGATGAGCGCAACGCGCCGGAATTCTTCCGCATCGTCCGCGATCTTGCGCGAAATGCCGGTCTGCCCATGCCGAAAGTCTATCTCTACGACAATCCGCAGCCGAATGCCTTCGCTACGGGTCGCAATCCGCAGAACGCCGCCGTTGCGGCTTCGACAGGGCTGCTCAGCGCGCTCTCGCCGGAGGAGGTGGCGGGTGTGATGGCCCATGAACTGGCCCATATCCAGAACCGCGACACGTTGACGATGACGATCACGGCGACGCTTGCCGGTGCAATCTCGATGATCGGCAACTTCGCTTTCTTTTTCGGCGGCAATCGCGAGAACAACAACAACCCCTTCGGTTTCGTCGGCATGCTACTGGCGATGATCGTAGCACCGCTCGCCGCCATGCTTGTGCAGATGGCGATCAGCCGGACGCGCGAATATTCTGCCGACCGGCGCGGTGCCGAAATCTGCGGCGAACCGCTCTGGCTGGCTTCAGCGCTTGGCAAGATTGCCCGTGGCGCGGCGCATATCCCGAATTACGATGCCGAGCGCAATCCTGCGACAGCCCATATGTTCATCATCAATCCTCTCTCGGGGGAACGGATGGACAATCTGTTTTCGACGCACCCCAACACGGAAAACCGTATTGCAGCACTTCACGAAATGGCAGGCAACGGCATGAACGGCTCGACGGCGACCGTTCGCGCTGGTAATCCGTGGCGCAAATCGCGCTCGGTTCCGAACACGGGTATTGGCCGCGGTGGTTCCCAACCGCCAAAAGGGCCCTGGTCTTGA
- a CDS encoding YggS family pyridoxal phosphate-dependent enzyme: protein MGLQERLDEVRARISAAERLSGRPAGSVQLVAVSKTFDAQAIRPAIAAGQRIFGENRVQESQGKWPQLKTETPGIELHLIGPLQSNKAADAVALFDVIETVDREKIARAIAAEMKRQGKTVRLYVQVNSGLEPQKAGIAPADTPAFVGFCRNKLGLSIEGLMCIPPAEENPGPHFALLAKIAGECAVERLSMGMSGDYETAVAFGATSVRVGSAIFGAR, encoded by the coding sequence ATGGGACTTCAAGAGCGGTTGGACGAGGTTCGCGCGCGCATTTCGGCAGCAGAGCGTCTGTCCGGACGTCCTGCCGGATCGGTTCAACTCGTTGCCGTGTCAAAGACCTTCGATGCGCAGGCCATCCGCCCCGCGATTGCGGCTGGTCAGCGCATTTTCGGCGAGAACCGCGTTCAGGAAAGCCAAGGAAAATGGCCGCAACTCAAGACCGAGACGCCCGGCATCGAGCTGCACCTCATAGGGCCGCTGCAATCGAACAAGGCAGCGGATGCCGTTGCGCTCTTTGATGTGATAGAAACCGTCGATCGCGAAAAGATTGCCCGCGCGATCGCCGCAGAAATGAAACGGCAGGGAAAGACCGTGCGGCTCTACGTCCAGGTCAATAGCGGCTTGGAACCGCAAAAGGCCGGGATTGCGCCTGCCGATACTCCTGCATTTGTCGGTTTCTGCCGGAATAAACTCGGCCTTTCGATCGAAGGCCTGATGTGCATCCCCCCCGCCGAGGAAAATCCCGGTCCGCATTTTGCTCTGCTGGCCAAGATCGCAGGCGAATGCGCAGTGGAAAGACTCTCCATGGGCATGTCGGGGGATTACGAGACGGCCGTGGCCTTCGGTGCGACGAGCGTGCGCGTCGGCTCCGCTATTTTCGGCGCGCGTTAG